The following coding sequences are from one Candidatus Nitrohelix vancouverensis window:
- a CDS encoding NADH-quinone oxidoreductase subunit C, which produces MENAKIIEKIKGKLGSLVLDTHDFRDDATVVVDKHCGLGFFEFLRDDPELKFDFLMDITAVDYMGRKDDRFEVVYHFFSLKYNHRLRIKLPVSESDCQLLTLCPLWKTANWYEREIWDMYGIKFENHPNMKRILLYEEFKGHPLRKDYPVNKRQPLIGPLN; this is translated from the coding sequence ATGGAAAACGCCAAAATAATTGAAAAGATCAAGGGCAAGCTGGGTTCGCTGGTTCTTGACACTCATGATTTTAGAGACGACGCCACGGTTGTCGTCGACAAACATTGCGGGCTGGGTTTTTTCGAGTTTTTGCGCGATGACCCGGAGCTCAAATTCGATTTCCTGATGGATATCACCGCTGTCGATTATATGGGTCGCAAGGATGACCGCTTCGAGGTGGTCTATCATTTTTTTTCCTTGAAATACAATCACCGCCTTCGCATTAAATTGCCCGTATCCGAAAGCGACTGCCAGCTGTTGACTCTCTGTCCCTTATGGAAAACCGCCAACTGGTACGAGAGAGAGATCTGGGACATGTACGGCATCAAATTTGAGAACCATCCGAATATGAAACGTATTTTGCTTTACGAAGAATTTAAGGGCCATCCCTTGCGAAAAGACTATCCCGTCAACAAGCGTCAACCCTTGATCGGGCCGCTCAACTAA
- a CDS encoding NADH-quinone oxidoreductase subunit A, with protein MQEQYIGAFVMLLMSVGIACGMVFMTSILGPKREFAEKQEPFECGEKQIVSPHQRFSVKFYLVAVLFVLFDIEAVFFFPWAILFQKLGLFGFIEMLLFILILGVGLCYVWIKGGLDWE; from the coding sequence ATGCAGGAGCAATACATCGGCGCCTTTGTAATGTTACTCATGTCCGTTGGCATCGCCTGCGGCATGGTCTTCATGACTTCCATTCTGGGTCCCAAACGCGAATTCGCAGAAAAACAAGAGCCTTTCGAGTGTGGCGAAAAGCAGATCGTTTCCCCCCACCAGCGCTTTTCTGTTAAATTCTATCTAGTCGCCGTCTTGTTCGTCCTGTTCGATATCGAAGCCGTCTTCTTTTTCCCCTGGGCTATTCTGTTTCAAAAACTAGGCTTGTTTGGCTTCATTGAAATGCTTTTATTTATCCTTATCTTAGGCGTAGGTTTATGCTATGTCTGGATCAAGGGCGGATTGGACTGGGAGTGA